The genome window NNNNNNNNNNNNNNNNNNNNNNNNNNNNNNNNNNNNNNNNNNNNNNNNNNCCGCCCCGCCGCCGGCACCGACCTCCGGGgggtgggcacggccccgagcgCCGGCCCGGAAGCGAAACCGCCCCCCCACCCCGGAAGAAAATTCCCGCCCTCTCTGCCGCGCATCGCCGTCTCGCCCCGCCCGGAGGGAGGGGCCGCCCCCGATGTCACGTGACAGCATGGGGCTATATAAGGGGCGCGTGGGGCCGAGGCCGCCCTTTCTGCCTGCGGCTCGGGTGTGGGTTGTGCTGCGTGGGTCCGCTTGGCCCCGGCGGCGAGCAAGTGAGTGGGGTTATTCCCCTCAGCTCCGCTCCGACGCGGTCGGTGGGCGGTGTGGAGGCACCGCGGGTCGCTGTTGGTTCGCGATGGGCTccggaggaggaggatggaggcGGATTGTAGCGGCGGGCCCTGCGCGCCCGTTAGGCCTCGGCCCCGTCTGAGGGACTGCGCGGCGGGCGGGAGGGGCCACTGCGTTGTTTAATGCGGGAAGAGCAGCTCGGAGCGAAGTACGCGGGGAAAATGGCGTGGCCGCAGGCGGGCCTGTGCCTCGGGGCGGACACGAGCACCGGCTGCCTGCGTTTTGTAGCTCTCCTTAAAGCTTTTCAGGAGATAATTTCGCGTGGGGtgtggctgtgtgcagggtgCAGTAGTGTGGCATTCAGCGTTGCCCGCTCACCTTTAAGTTAGTGGTTTTAGTAATGCTGGGCAAAGGAGAACCCTCCCTGTGGGGCAGTGGGGGTTATGGTGCCCGTGTccctttttctgtgctgtaggCGTGGTTCTAGAACGCCTCGAGCCTCTTGTGTTTGCTGGAAGAGTATCAGAGCTCCCTCAGCATTCCGTGTGCCCGCGCATGATGAAAACTATGTTGGTAGGGACATCTGAGAGGCTGATGAGTACCAACATATCTGAGCTGGACATGGAGCGGGGCAGGGAGGCGGATCGCGAGGCCGAAGCGCCACGTGCTCCTCCGGGGAGCGCAGCGCGCCCAGTGGCTGGGGCAGTTCAGTGATTGTGTCCCACGCCTGCTTAAAAAACACAGGCCAGCAGTTATTTGTGTGGGTCTGTCTCCGGATTGGTGTTATTTCTGTAAGAGAAGGCTTTACGGCAAGGATCGCGTTGCTTTGACTTGACTTCCCCCTTTTTTTATGTGACCGTAATATCCTCAGCCTTAGTAGAAAAGCTAACGCGTGATCTTTTGTTTCCAGTGTAAGATGAATCGTTTgcacttctctctcttctgtggCTTCAAAGGAGGTGAGTGCTGTTTTTTGGAATGCAGAGTTTAAATTGAAAACTATGTGCTGTGTAGGTGCGCTTAGAGCAACTAGCCCAAGTTACTCTTACATCTCAGGATATTACAGGACCAGTGTAAAGCAATTCTCCTGTCTCTTCAGGCAATTTTCATTCTGCTACTGGGAAAAGCCATGGGTTCCTTTACTGGGAAGTGGATTGGAGGCTCCTGGTTCTGGAAAACTAGTTCAGTTTCTAACCAGACCAAGAGTACACTAGATATGTCTGTTCATTACTGACACTTCACCATCCACACCAGCAGATTGGAGAAAAGCACTTGATgcatatttcagaaaaggacTTGCAGTGATCAGGATTTGTCAGTAAATTGGAGAGCCTGTGATGTTTTCAGTATTAGAGTAGTGGACAGAAGTGATTTCTGAAAACTCTGTGCTGAGGCTTTTTTCCATGCTTACTGTCACTGCTGGAGATACTCCACCTGGTTCTGCAAACATTTGACAGCATCCTGTCTAACTCTTTCAGGCCTCCTGCTGAATATGAAGACTTGATGCTACTTCACAAGgtaaaacttcttaaaaatccAACATTATGGGGCTTACTGTTCATATCAcatgttcttattttaatgaCCTCAGTAGGCAGACTTTATTCCCTGAGTTAAGTTGATCCTCTGGTGCCACAATGATGACCTTATAGTTTGCTACTCTTGACCAAGAAAATGATGAGAGCTCATACCACCATAATTTCTATCTGAGGCACAGCAACTTGAATTCACCTTCATAAACTATTTTGGCCTTGAATATACTTTCATAAgctctttctcttccaggaCTTGAATAATGCACTCAAAGAATAAACATCACCTGGTAAGAAACTTTGTGAAATCTGGCTGGGTTtcttctgtgttgctgctgAATCACTGCAGTGAAAAGGGTGGGATGCATAAAATGGGATGCAAATGCTTTGGGATCGATTGCCTCTAGTGCACAGAAATGGGTACTTGATAGTATTTCAAAGAttcctcaaaataaaacatgtaaaatCTTTTGTGAATTTGAGCTTTTTCGATGTCATTGCTAGATGGCTGCTTGATACTGTTACTCCAAAGCAGATACAGTGATGATAACATAGTTCAACAGAATATCTTATGATGAACAATGTTCTGTCTTTCGCTCCTATCTGATGTATCTGGCTGTTGTATCTAGTTCCTTGCTAGGGGATACAGGCTTGACAAAGAAAGCTGAGGgaatctgattttcttttgttgcaggTGCTAGGAAAAGCCACAAGATGAGTGTGCAAGGTAAATATTGCATTAATTGCAACTGCACGAACAAGCTTTCTGTCCCTGACCTTTGAGAAGGCTGTGTGTGATGACAACATAGTTCAGCAGATGACTTGTGATGATCTCTCTACTAGTCTTTCGCTCCTATCTGATGCAGCCTGCTGTGCCTTGGGGTAACTGGCAGGCAGCTCACATGGGAAGCTTGGCTGAAACACTGTATTCACTGTGTTGTTGCTTTGCAGTCTGTCCTGCAGGAAGATGGAAGAATGCTTGTGCCTAGCAACATTAATTTACCTTTACTGATGTTGGTGAAGATGATGCCGTTATAACTGAAGGTAATTGAACCTATTTTAGAAGGCTGCTATgtttggctgtgctgtgtttgtggaCTAGGTCAGCTACAGTGCTGCATTGGGAGATTAGTGTTTGCGAAACCGTATTGCTTCTGGAAAATTGGTAGCAAAGATACAAGTGCCCTATCTAAGTATGCCTTATATCCTGTGTGCTTCCTGGTAAAAATATTAAGTAGATATTTTGGGAAGTGTTAAGGATTTCTAGAATGTTCCTGCTGAGACTAAATGCCTTGAATGGTAAATGCACAGCAGTACTAATTTAtaatctgaaatgctttttcgGGTTTAGGCCAGCTTGAATGTTTGCATGGAGCTGAAGTCAGTGAATTGAGCagttcttgctgcttttttgcaATTCCAGCAGTTGAGGAGTAACATCccaaagatggtgaagggagTGGGGAGATAGATTTGGGCTCCCTTGTGGAAGGGTGGAGTGTTGCAGTCTGCTGTAGATGATGTTGAATCAGGTCTCTGATCCCAGTGAGGATAAAACTTGACTAAACACTGATACAGTATTTGACTGAGGTGGTTGTTCTTGAGCTGAAGTTTTTTGATGGATCACATCTAATAGCAACTTTTCCTTTGCAGACTTGTGAAGTGTTTCTCATCAAGATGTAAGTACTTGTTTTTAACTTCGAGTATTAGCATAAAAAGCCTAGAATGTGcctgtgaaatgaaatactcagctgtgggaaggggaaggagagcagTGTTGTCTGCTACTTGCATTTCAGCCAAAACAGAAGCATGTAAAAGGAGAACTGCTGGGTAAGACCCATCCAACATGGACTGGCTTTGCTAGATTGCATGTGTGCTTGTGAAATTGTTGATGGCACACCTGAGTACATCTAATTCCCAAAGCAACCACAGCCTAAGAGCAGATAGCTATCCAGTGACTGGATGTGTAAGCTGCCTGTGTGATGAGACATGAATACCCTGACTTCCATCATGGAGGTCTGCAATTAGCTCTATCTGACTTCAGGCATCGGACTAGAATTCcttcttctgtgtttgtttttgtgctcttctgactgctttttcttttttctagtgCTGTTGTGGAGCTGTGAAGTGGTGCAGTTGTTTGTGCTACAGGCAAAAGTGAGTAAGCCAGTGAATTTGTATTACTGGTCATTACTGTCTGCATGTGATGGGGAGGTTACTAGATGTTAGCCTCTAATCGTGATGCCATCTTGGAGCTGCAGGATTATTCTTAACCTCCTGCAGGAGATAATTTTATAGCAGCCAGCAGGCTTCACTTAGCAAGGTGCTAGGAATTGAATCTCATCTTTAAGGCTCCAATTACTTGAGTACTCAGTAAAGAATGTGGTAATTCTGCAGACAGGCTAGGCATGTCTTACAGGGTTGTAATGATGTTGTCAAATGTCTGACCTGAAACTACTAATGTAGACTGCTCTTTACTGAAAAACCCTGTATCTGACAGTAGCCATAGATGTGGTGTTAATAGATTAGTAATAACTTGAAATGGGAAGGAATTCTGTGTGGCAGTGGATATAAAGGGGAGCAGCTTTTCTTTGAGGCTTTTACAGGGGTTAATCTGTAGTGTGTATAGAAAAAGTGCTACCTATTCTTGAACTGTAATTTAGGATTTCTCCTGGAGGATGCTTTGGAggtagctttgtttttttttcctgggatgGAGTTGGTGGAATGTGAGTGCTTCTGTCTGCCATCAGATGAATGGCAGGTGTTAGTCTGCTGATTGCATTTCTGAGCACCAGTAGCTTCAATCCATGTGGAACCACCCAAGACAGGTAGTGTTAAttttaacagaaggaaaaaggagtttCAGGAAGTCTTGAGGTTGTAGTACAATGCTAGTGCTGTATTgaagttttcttgtttattttagaTTTGAGGATGGAAGAACTGCCCAAGATTTTGTGATAGACCCTTATTTGCTTGGTAAGCTCTTTGCTTCTCAGTTGCCATaagatatttttactgaaatgtgtAGACCAGTTGAAATCTATGACTGCTGTGTGCTAGTGAGTTGATTGGAAAGAATGCCCAAacccagcagtgcagagcttGCATCAGTGACTGCTGCTGGTTGAAAAGAGTACAGTTAATTACTGTTTAACTGTTTACTGGCTAAATTATGGAGTGGGTTTTTTGCAGGGATTATTAATGAATAATCTAGTAAATTACTTGTCTCAGTGGCAAGATGAGTTTTCACATGGTGTGAATGAGGATGTGGTTGAGGTAAAGTCTGAAGTACTGAGTCCCTCCCCTaaggagaaacagcagtaaCAACATTGAGCTGTTGTAAGCATGTACTGTTCATGATGATTAGTTCTAAGCAATGGGAATCTCTCTGAAAGAGGATGAGGAGGACTCTTGGTCTGAAACAGTACGCGCATTCATGCTAAATCTTGAAACACTGCCAAGGAGAGTGTTAATAAAAAATTCATTGTTACAgagagaagctgaaggagagATGTGAGAAGTAATACCAACTTTGAGGTGAGTTTAACACAGAGTGCCTTCTGGAGGTTATGGAGGTCCAGTAAATTCTGCAGCATTGTTGTAAGGCTAGTGGTGCATGAAAGTAGTATTatcatgttttgtgttttgttgtgaGTCTTGCACTCCCAGCTATTGGGAATAAAACTGTGTGCATGGAGCAAGAACAACCTCTAGTTCTCAGTTTGAGTTTATTAGGAACTTTCGCAACAGATTTGGTAGCCTGGTAATTCTTAAACCTTAGTCACTGGTCTTCTGTTTGTATGAACAAAAGACTTGGCCACAGTGGctctaaaaacatttcttttattgttCTATGTCTTCACAtggtaaaaatattaaaagctgAATCAGTGGGGACTACTTAAGCCAATGCAGTGTTGACAATTTAATGCAGCAGAATGTGCAGCAGCGAGCACTCAGCTCCTGTCATAATGCCTACCTGTATAGCTGTTCTGTGAGCTGACACTAACACTGCTGCACAATAGGAACCAAAAAAAGATATCCTGAAGTTGGCAAAAATTAGTAAGAGTAGTAATAATCTTGCTTATGTTGGAGGTACACAAATTTAGGATCAAGTTGAAGATGTAGATTGCTGTAGCCCTTTGTTCCAGTGCTAAGTTTTATGGGGCTTTTATTTTAGGTGTCAACTCATTCCAACAAAATGACTTCCAGTTGGGGGGACTGTACCATTAAGCAAGTATAGCCAGCTATGTTTTTCTGATTCCTCTGATCTTAGTGATCCTGTATTTCCAGTTCATTTAAGATGTATAAGCTTTTTCTAATATTAGGTGTTAGAAATGGAAGTTGTCAGCTGACAGCTCAAGTGCAGCCTTTTTACAGGTTAAAATCAGTTTGAATAGGAGTTGATGGTTTTATAAACCCACATATAGGGAtatcttttctctgaaacaatttctctctttctcaggAAAGGACTGCTGACTCTGTCTGCCACCTCACTGGGTAAGATGACACAGATTAATTCTCTCTTCTGGAAGTATTGGTAGCCACTGATGAAACTTGATTCTGCCAGATGAATTACTGTGATATTACCACTTCCGTTCCATTCTTTCTGAGGTTACACAGCTGCTGAGAGGAACTCTTGGCAGTTGTGCTGCTGCATGCTAAGTGTGTTTTCCTGCTTTAGGTGAGGATCCAACTTTGGAACTGTATAAGGAACCAGAAAGGTGAGTGTGACTATTAATGAAACTTTGTTGCTGGAGCACATGATGATTCAAACCTTAGCTTGAACTCTCTCACTGAACAGAGATGAAAACCTAAGGTCTGAGTTGTTCCAGTAAGCTTCCTGTACTTGTTTGGTGCCTTGTAACAGTTCTTATGCCTTACTTAATAGGTGGAAGATCCCAGGAGGATGGGTTGCACTTGCAtgagcagcattaaaaaaacaagactTCATGGTGGTAATGTTTGCCTCATACGCTGATTGGAGCCAATAAAATCTTGTGAACTCTACCTGCTGTTGTGAACTGCTTTCTGATTTGTTTGCGTGCTATGAAGTAGCTCTGGAGTATTTGACAAAAGCTACAAATACTTGGTTTAGGGCAGGGAGCAAACTAGTTCAAGGAAATGCTAGTCCTGCAAGTGTTGCCTGCTGTAGAGTGTAGCTAATACTAGTGTTAAGGCAGTCTGGAGTTGACCTGAGCAATACCTAGGTTTGGGTGAAGTTTacaaaaaaagtagcaaaacaatggatttttttgggggggacaACGATATGGCTTGGGTTCTGTGAACACTTTTCCACTGGATCAAGTCTGATCTAGTCAGTGGTATTAGCATGGAGCATGATGGCATTCCAGCCTCCGTGAGGAAGGAAAATACTAACAGAGGTGGGAGATCTTGATAATCCTATTGAAAAGCACAAATGTTTATATGATACCAGAGCCTGTTAAGGCATATCTGTTACCAAAACTCAATGccatctttctgaaaaaaaactaatGCTCTTCCCTCATCTTTTTGTGATGTCACAGGGAAAGTTCTGTGAAGAATGTGCTCACTGTAACACTTGAGCTGTTGGTGCAGCACTTATAACAAGAAGTAAAACTAGACATCTAAACTCTTACAGGAATATTTTCTGATGCTTCCCAGAATTTTTCATTAGGAGGAACAAGATTGAGTTTAATCTCCCTCCCACTCCAGCTGGTGTGAGCTACTTGAGTTTTTAGCCAGGGTAGCTTCATCCTAGATAAAATGAATTAGAGATGTTCCTGTGTTCACATGCAAGTATCTTCTGCAGTAAAGCAAAAGCCATTAATAAGGTCTGTTTTCATTCAGAGTTGATTAGTAGCCTCCTAGTATTCTCTGCTCCTGTATTACTTCCTAAAATACCACACTTCGTTGTGCCTGTTAAAGAGCTTGAAGGGACTGTCATAGCCTGCTGTGTAAAAGAAGTCTTCATGGAATGGTTGGCCTCTGTTTCTTAAGAGTTTAGCCAAAACTTCAGCTTCTTCAGCAAACTTATCTGGTGAGGCAAATCCACTGAAGGACCTGGTGGAAGTAAAAAGGGaagcttttttccattttgttagGAGTTCAGGCCAAAATCCAACTGTTCTCTGCTTAGtttttcccacagaaagaaGTGCTGGAGTAGGGAAGCATCAGTATTTGAGCAGTTTGTAATGACTAAATTAGACAGAACCAGTTGTCATTGTGCAGCTGTGTGCTACATCTAAATTCCAGGCTCTGAGTAGCAGGGTACAGTTGTACACtgtacagttaaaaaaaaaaagttgatgcAAGGAAGAATAGTGCAGGCTCTTAGTTTCTCAGCTGCACCCATGCTGCTTACCTGACAAAGATGGCTGCTGCCTTCCGCTCCTCAACAAACACGTCTGAGTCAGTGGGCTGTGGTGGGGAGTCCTGATGTTCAAATGGCACGAAGAATGAGATCTTGAAGTCTGCACAGCCAGATTTTACCAGGCATGTCACTGGCACGGTCATATCAATCTTGATTTCTAAAGAAGGGTGAAAGATTTGTAGTAAGCTGCAAGACAGTGAATGCAAGTGTAAAGAGTGATGCAGGCTTAGCTTCAGTCAGGTGCCAAGGTGACCTCAGtcttgcagctgaaaaaagTTATGTTGATGCaaggctgtgtgctgctgcatgctgcttCCATCTGCAGAGAAATCCTATACTGACTTCTTGTCTGGGATGCAAATCCCTCATTATGTGGTCCTCTGAGATTAAGCTTCCCACTTTGTTCATCCTGTTATATAGGGCCCTAAGGCACTTGAAAGTGTAGGTGTGAAGATAGGTGTTAGAGTGGGTTGCGTGTCCCAAATCATGTGCTGCCTTAAACTACTGAGCTTCATCTCCAGTTTGTGCTTCTTGCAGTTCAAAACCAGTGTGTCCTACTGAGCAGAAATGCCAAGTCAGGGCTTGAAttggtgatggagcacctggtgggaaggcagggccagcccaggggagctcaggtgcaagcagtgcTCCTGGGTGACTGGAAGAGGTGGAGCAtggatccaccccttcccagacctcatttaagggttagcagtggaggtgaggggtatcttgctggagatccctgcagggctgagtcctgaaggtaagcagcttcttttctttgtttctgtgcccacagttgctgcatttgagcaagccctcacttgctgcagcctgtggccttgctgctctgctgtcattgctgtgctttgcgTCGCGTTACAGCGTTACACCTACCTTTCTCATTCTTCCCTTGGATGTAGTGGAAGAGTTTCCAGAAGCCCTGGCGCATTGCTTCCTTCTGGGTCTCTCCCTTAATGACTGTGCTGACCCACTTGGCTGTCTCATACTGGCGCAGTTCGGAGTCCTTTGCCTGAGAGGCAGCAAAAGTTACAGTGACCACAAGATGCATACTGAAGATGACATAAATGGATAGCTGTTCTTCCCAAATCAGCATTAAGGTATTGTCATcgaacaaccccaggcagcctCATAGCTGCAGGCACGGGCACACCCCTAACATCAAACTTTGACATCTTCATTGCAAAACAATGCTGTTCTGCCTTAGAGCAAGTTGCTTAGAATTCACAGGTAATTGTCCCTCTTCCCACTTTGCAGGTAGGCATGAACAGCGTTTGTATTAACGCTTCCTCAGTGCTCATCAGAGAATCCCAAATCCACCTTAGCTCTGCAGCACCCTGGCTGTAGAGAATCTCTTCCCCTGCCCTTCAGCAGTTACCATGGTCTCTATGGAGCTCCATCTGGGGGACTGCAGATCCAGGGACAGAAACGTTTGCTTGAAGGATTTGATCATCTTGCCAGATCTGAAAGGCAGACACGGTTCATTGGCCTCTCTCCAGTCAGTGCAGTATAAATGGGGCCTGAGGAAACAGTAAGGCTTTTCTGCTTAGTTTCATGAGGTTTTCCTTGTCCTCTGGTCTCTAACCTGTCAGTAACACTTGCTGTGCTGAGCTATAAGCAAAATGGACTTGAGAAGTTAAATGACTTCCCTCATGGCTGAAAAGGTATTGATGGACACTGTAAAATTGGTAGTGTACATAACTGCATTGGAAATCTCATAGTAGTCCATGCCTTTCCTAAAGGCTCAAGTCCTGGAGTTCTGTGGCTAGGTGgaattttctgtgtgtgtgaataCACAGCTACTTCACTAGCTAGCCTTAgtgtggaaggaaaaagcaggaaacatGAGAACACGCAATTTCTATCCCCAGCCCCCAAAcgaagcaaaataaataaagtcaaAATGGAAACAATCTGGTTTAAACTCCTAGCTTGAAATTGTTGGAGCCTTGGTTTATAATTTTTGTCAGTGCCTGCCAGGTAACAGTGCATAACCCATACCCAGAGAAAGTCTGGTTCTGTATGTTACAATATCCTTAGCGTGCACTTCATGTTGTAAAGGCAGCACGTCATTAATTCATCAAGAATCCTCATAAGGTCGTAGTACACTGTCTTCTCAAAGCACAGCTTAATTGCATGTGTTTTGGGCATCAGAACAAGCTTTGaggttattttttgttcctctgcCTCGGCCACTTAGAGCTGCCCACGCAAGAAGCTGTTGCCCTGTGACTGCTTTTTCCGTGGGCTTTTAGCATTCGATGGGAATGAATTTAATTAATAGCatctcccacctccctgctctgagTGACGAGCTGAAGTCACGCCAGCTCGATTACCAACAAAGACAGTGTCTGTTTTGTGTTGCTGCATGGCAGCGGTATCTAACATGAGTGATGGGCCATGTGTAATCCTTgacaaac of Numida meleagris isolate 19003 breed g44 Domestic line chromosome 7, NumMel1.0, whole genome shotgun sequence contains these proteins:
- the LOC110402673 gene encoding LOW QUALITY PROTEIN: heme-binding protein 2-like (The sequence of the model RefSeq protein was modified relative to this genomic sequence to represent the inferred CDS: deleted 2 bases in 2 codons) produces the protein MEPDHTLDPVLPGGQEVGLSAFAWKLSNETQRSGFPRSSPCSRAEAWAESAHTKIHTDVQRLVGARSSNSRDSLPATTSGKMIKSFKQTFLSLDLQSPRWSSIETMAKDSELRQYETAKWVSTVIKGETQKEAMRQGFWKLFHYIQGKNEKEIKIDMTVPVTCLVKSGCADFKISFFVPFEHQDSPPQPTDSDVFVEERKAAAIFVRSFSGFASPDKFAEEAEVLAKLLRNRGQPFHEDFFYTAGYDSPFKLFNRHNEVWYFRK